acgaccccataacatgtaacggttgccaccgttacctttacgtaacagcctttacggcacaccatggtcaCATGCTCAGGTTTATCAAGCTAAAAGGGCTTATGTTGACACGCCAAAGTGTTTCTAGGGTTCTACAACAGATTCACCAATTATTTTGATGTCTCCATCCAGACGACTTGACTCGATGTGCTCTAAAATCAAACCTTATTTCTTGGTCCATGGATACCTCTACAATTCCTTTTAGAGAAATGAAGTcaccaatgtgttgtatatgaaagAAACAGAAAACACAGATCGATTTGCTATTTTATAGTCGAATCCTGGCTAGGAGCATTATGGAGAAATCCTCCTTTGACAagggttaaaaaaaataaaatcatttgaaGGTCATACACGCACTATAGAAAGAAGCCTACCTATGAGAAGCCTCCCATCCCATGGTGAGACACCGTACTAACAAGGAGATGGATTCAACTGGCTGTCGCTAGCTTCGAGAGCTGTGTTTGTGTAGATGGGGTGAAGCACATGGCCTTCCTTGGGATCGACATGCACCCACTTGCGGCCAGTCAGCTTGTTACGTTCAAACCTCACGTTCCCTTCTTTCAATGCATATAGGGTGTGATCCTTCCCTATTCCAACATAATCGCCGGGATGGAAACGAGTGCCCCGCTGACGAACAATGATGTTCCCGGGTATTACTCTCTGTAACAGCAACCAATATGTAAAATAAGTAAAATTTGATAATATAAATACATGATTCATTAGTAGATGCCTTTCAATATAACTCGCACAGATAAACCCACCTCACCACCGAATTTCTTTACACCGAGATTCTTTGGTTGGGAGTCTCGGCCATTCTTTGTGGATCCTGCTGTCTTTTTTGTAGCCCAACGCCTGAACAATAAGCTCAGTCCCCCTCCACATGCATCTGCAATTCGGCATAAACCTCATTAAACAAacttcacccaagaacatataaagaaagaaaatcatATAAAGTGCACCATTTACAAAAAACAATAATGGGATTTACCGCTAACACTGTCATATACAGGAACATTGGTAACTAGCTCCTTGAGATTTACCCGTCTGCATAGTGTTGCAAGATTCATTGTGTTCATTCCCTAAGAGACCTGTGTGCAGATTCACAGAAAATGTAAGAACAGGCTCTTGAAATGAAGAacggacatttttttttttaaaattcctcATCAATTCCAACCTTATTAGCCTACATGATTTTACTTGACTACATATTGTTGCAAGATTTATAAAGTCCAACCCTATTAGTCAAGGTGAATTTGCCTTTGAAGTTGTTATGGCTTGTCTACTGGTGTTTCTTCTTCCAAATATTATTTCAAATGAGCAGGGCACCTCTATTAAAGATAAAGATAGAAGCATCAATGAATATACTAATCTAGCTCTGGAGAGAGTTCACTATTTGGGTTCTAAGGCAGAGTAGGGAATGTAATGTTTAGCAACAGAGTTAATTGGAGATCTTGGTCATGGTTCTTCAAAAACTGGGTTTTGTGAAGCTTGGATTTCCCTCATTCTATAACATTGGAGAATAATAGGTTCTctgttgttattttatttttttgagaaaggTGACTAAATATTATTAAAGGAGGGAGAAAAAACCAGTACAGGAAAAGCAGTGGACACCTGCTGAGAGGGCAGACGCCACTACACTAAAAGGAAACAGAAATCGAAATCCTTCAACAAAGGAACATTAACCGCCCATTCAATGATTAAATAACCTTATCTAATATCGATTCCACAGAGTTTGAGAAGTTCTCAAAACATCTCTTGTTTCTTTCAATCCAGACGGACCACCAAATTGCAAGGATGGACATTCTCCATAtacactttctttttttttttccaaactaaCCCCGTGTCACGCTGGGAGCAGACTTTCCGCCGATCCAGTAATAGACCAAGAGAGGCTGAACCGCACACAGAAATCTGCCCAGATTTTGGAAATAAATGGGCAGTAAACCAGCAAATGGTCTATCGTTTCTTCGTCCTCCATGCAACATAGACAAATGTTTGTAAGCTGCATTCCCCTTTTTTTCAAATTGTCCACAGTTAGAATTCTCTTTTTGCCGACCAGCCATCCAAAACATGCTATCTTGGGGGCGAGTATCTCCAGATGTAGAGGGTCGCCTAATCTGTTACAGAGATAGATTGAGAGTGTGGGCATAGAGAGATTTGACAGAAAATTTACTTGATTTATCCAGCCTCCAAACCAGCGAATCTGCAATCAGATGATTGGGTGAAGATTGGTAGATGCAGTGGAGAAGATCCGCATATTCGGTTATCTCCCAATCTTGGAGGTTCCTTCTACAAGCCACATTCCAAACAATCTTGCCAGAGGAGATCGAGAAACAGTTAGCTGAGGATTAAGACAAGGACATCTCACCTTTCTATTATTGCTGAGGAGGTGCTAAGCAGGAGTTTCTTGCACTGCTTTCATTTTAGTTAGTTGGAGACAGATTTCATGCAAGAAGGATATGTAACTTTATTTCACATTTTCTATTTGTTGATGATGTGGTGATTTTGTTCGAAAGGGAATAGGCCTGCCAttgtaatttgatgaaatttctttCACGACCTGAGTCTTCGTCAACGcagaaaataattaaaagaaaaggGTTATTTTATTGGGTCTCCTACACTGTCTCCCGTACGGCCAACCACCTATCTTCCTTTCATCCCTCTCTTCGATTCTTCTTCCTATCCCTTAAACCCTAGcctaaaaccctaatccccaATTCCCTATGAAACCCTAGTCCCGTTTCCTACAAGATCCTAAATTCCCAATTCCTTTCAAAGCcctaattcattccaaatccCTAACCTTACATACTCAAACCCTAACTCTAGATTCTCATATCCTTAACCCTAGAGAGACTAAATCAACCCCTTTGAATTAGACCTAAGCCTATGCTAAAgtggaagttctaccttccattgatCCTTTGAAATTCATGTTTTAGATGGTTTAGTTTTGTGGGATAGTGATTTAGcttgaaatctgaattttattgtttattagatttcttagatttgtggtacaataacaataacaacaacaacaataataatatgaGCGGAAGATGCTTCTCATCTATGTTGTGAGAGTGAGGTGGTGCAAAACGTATGGAATTTTTTCAATCGTCTTCTTAATATTCAAACATTTAGATTCCCTTCAAAGTGGCTCCAAAAGGCTTCATTACATAACAAATTCAAAATGGCATTGATCTAACACCTATATTCATTTGTTGGAAATCTGGAGAACGAGAAACTTGCTCAAATATAATGGAAAGAGAATGTATAGTGGAGGGTAATCAGTAACATCCTCAAATGGTTGAGATCAAGTTGTGAAGGAAAATTTCTACTCAAGAGTGCTTTTTGGTTGAAAATTTACTCCTTTTATGTTTTGTCCTATAAGATTTGATTTCAAAAGGCCAAAGGTGAGGATTCCAGTTCTAGTTAGATGGCTAAAGCATCCTTATGGTACTCTTAAGCTGAACATAGATGGTGCATCAAGTGGAAATCCATGTCCTTCAAGGGGTGGTCGTGTATTATGTGATTGTGCAATCCCCAGTTCCTCTCACTTTTATGGGACTTGCTCCAAAATGGTAGCGGAGATAAGAGCCCTAACAAATTGTTTAATATATTGTATTTGTATGTCTTTACAGGTTCAGCAACTAGTGGTGGAAAGTGATTCAAAGGTGGTTGtggatttttcttatttcttttatttttacattttttggtAGCCTTGAAAGTAGAAACCTCCAAGGCGTGGTGCGGTAAGGTAGCGAGGACTCGAACCCGGAATCATTCCCTCAGGGGAGATATGTCTCCATCACCTCACATAAGGAGTTGAAGGCAGTTATGGATATGATAAATTCTAAGCCATTAGTGATTGGAAAGGGTGGAACTGGAGGAAGTGTATGTTTACTGCTCTCAGCAGGATTTCTCTTTGAATAATTTTTATCGGGAGGTGAATTGTGTAGCAGACACACGAGAAAATTTTGCACTTTCTTCTACGTCTTCTTTTGTTTTCCATGATATGGAAAACTTGTTGGGTTCGATCAGAGAAAAGGTTGTTTTGGTTAGAAAAGGGATTTTTACTATAAGAATGTATTCGCTTTTGGGTGggcttaattttatttatttcccCGGTTTCTTGTTTGTTTTGGACGCAAGGCTCCTTTTGATCGTATTCATCTTAGTTTTTATAAATAAAGCTCTGACGGCACCATCCACCTTCTTGCAATAGTAgcagtagtaataataataatacttagTAGCTCTTCCACCATAACCACTTCATGATCCCAAAGGTTCCTCCTAAGAACCAAACTTCGAACCATCTGACTCCAATACCTCAAAACAGTCATCAAATGGCATGAATGATCCCGTGCAACCCAAGGGTGTTGTGAGCTCATGCAATGGCACAGCCccctaaaaaaattttgaaaaaagaaaaattaaaaaaggaaatttcaaggaaaaaatatgaaaaaagatACTAAATGTGTAgggaattgttttttaatagtttTATCATACTATAACAAGTCAACTAATAACTACTTACATGAATGTATATACttaaaaatgtgaaaaaacaACATAAATTTTATTAATGTCATTTTAAGAGAGAACAAGAgcagtgttgtcatatgtgatcgcataagcGTTAATGCCGTTGCATATGCCATTTTGAACCAGTGGACTGCATTTGAACCAGTGGACTGCATATGCCAGCCATGGTGGCATCTTCAGTTAATATGCCATTAGGGCTTTTGTGATCACACTGAGAAGTATGCAACCGCGTAAGCCATAGTTATCATATGTGGTTATGCCATCACGTACACTGTATGCAATGGCACATCCTCCCAACTGTTAGATTTGTGGTGGGATTTTTTCTTGCCTCATTTTCTCTCACCTTTTACCTATAAATGTTTGAACCTATTTCTCAAAATACAACTCTTGGGGTATTTTGacataaattcaaaaaaaaaaaaaaacaattccctACACTTGGGGTATTTTGacataaattttcatttttcctttgtttttttaattttaatttaatttaattttatttttaatagtgTTTGAAGGGTTGTGCCATTATAAAAGCGCACAACCCCCTTGGGTCGCGCACGGGATCGCTAATGTTTAAGGGGTTGTGCCATTATAAAAGCGCACAACCCCCTTGGGTCGCTCACAAGATCACtcatgccatttgacaacattgaatGAGAGCAATAGAGTGTAAAAGAGagtaagagaggaagagagttaaAAGGGCGGAGACCCAACCCAATCGAATAGGATATTTTGGATATTTCTATGTCCGAGGTATAAATATTTTATACGAATTGAATTAGGGTTATGCAAGAGTAACTTTTCTAAGTTCTTTGGGTGCTAGAAAGTTTTAGGTTTGTAATCCTTTCTTGAGAAAGTTTTaatttcaaatatttatatttaaaagGTAAGAAAATGAAATGGTAAAGATCTCAATGGTCACAAATCTAACCGTTAGGAAGTTATGCAACTGTATATTGTGTGCGCAATGGCATAATAGCATAACTATGACTTTTACGACCGCGTACTTCTCTGTGCAATTGCATAAGCCCCAATGACATAATAATTGAATATGCCACCATGGCATATGTGGTCCACTAGTCCAAAATGGCATATACAATGGCAATAATCGcctatgcgattgcatatgccaaCACTTGGAAGTATTTTACTGCGATCATATTGTGGCAAGATCACACACAAACAAAGATGAGAGTAGGATTGTTGTCCCTCACCATAACATCCTCCCAGAAATGGATCCACTCCCCCATTGCTAACTCTTGCACTTACTCCCTCAGAGAAAGCACAACCCATTCCCTTGGAAGTGTCCCCAAAATTTTAGATGATTTCCAAATAAACGAATCTAACAAACTCCAACCAGGACCAGTCCACCTCCCAAATCACCATATCTACTAGTTATGACCGTCCTCTATAGTTCTTCTAGTTTGCTATTGAACCTCCATTGCCACTTAGACAAAAAAGAGCCCAATTTCTCTTCTAATTCTGGTTGAAGCATTCCAATCTTCTTCGCCACCTTGGCCTGAATCTTGAAGGGAGAGATGTTAGCCAGAAATAGCATCGACTTGAAAAGGGCAGACGAGCTGAGGTTCAAATTTCTAATGTATATGGCCTAGATTTAGAATTGGGATTTTAGGGGCTGTTTTGGTGTTTTGGCTTGGGTGTAGGGACCATGAGAGACTTAAGGATTTATGACGTTTACGGGTTATGTTTTAGGGTTTTATACGAACTAAGGGCTGCGGTTAGGTTTGGATCTATTTATGGCATGTGGATTGGGGTTTTGATAGGAGAAGGCTTAACATTTAGGAATACACTTAGGGGGCTTAGTGTAGATGTGTATGTGGTTGGGTATGAAAACTGATTTAGGAATGAAGGTTTAATGGAATTCTCCAGGCTGTTGGGTGTTCAGGATTCCCTAGTTTTGTTTTCTTGAATAGTTGTTTCTTTGAATAAAATTTCTTAtcctttaatttaaaaaaaaaaaaaaaaaaaacccgattTGGGACTTGGATTAGGAgttatttggatgcctgtaaagtctTGAAGTAATAAAGGGATTTCAGGACATCGGATTGCAGTTGTTCGGATACCCGCATTTGCCTATAAAGGCTTTACTGGCTAGCACATTACAGCTTTTAGCTGCAATCTGAAACCTAGCAAAAATTCATGCTTCATATTATAGGTAAAGTCTTTACAGCTAAAAAGACATTATACATGACATAACACAATGGTTAATACACACtcgtgatgtgtggggcccactgtattgcatacaatacatacaatttttccatcatgtgcttcccttgatgctctcGTACGGCCCCCAAAAAATAGCTTGATTGATCATCAAATGGACTACATGAGAGGGAAGGATgggacgttcaccattaaaaacttccagattgcatttatggcccactgtgatgggtggAGGATGTCCAATTCGTCCAGTGCATGCATGCTTTGATCCTCTCCTAGGGCCCCCAAAAAAATCCTTTTTATGTGATTTGCCGATTTTGGCGGGATTTACGGTCTCAAGCTCTGTGGTGTGAATACTTACTTTAtacattgtaaacactttaccaGTTTGCCAAACAGAAAAGCATGTAAACAGTTTACACTTGTAAGTCCTTtcaggtgtaaagtgtttacaacttaaaactttaTAGGCATCCAACCGACCCTTATTGAAGGGGCTGGATTAGGGCTTAAGTTGGGGGGTGGGATATTACGTTTGGGATATTGGGtagagaactgatcacctgcCACCAGCTGTATGATAACTTGCCATACAGCCCTCTTTTTCTTACCAATGCGTGATGTCTGTAGAGCAACTAACCTATAAAATAGTTCAGTCCCACCTCGACAATCACCTGTCTTGAAGACCAGGCCCCACCTTCAtgggctgtccattcatttgaatagtgtggctcacctgataagtggaccagCCTAATTTGTGTGCCAGTTGATATTCATGGCGAGGCCCCCCCTTTCCACCACTCTGATGTCCTAAGGAGGAGACACATTGGCAGGCAACATGGG
This DNA window, taken from Magnolia sinica isolate HGM2019 chromosome 14, MsV1, whole genome shotgun sequence, encodes the following:
- the LOC131226286 gene encoding uncharacterized protein LOC131226286 produces the protein MNTMNLATLCRRVNLKELVTNVPVYDSVSDACGGGLSLLFRRWATKKTAGSTKNGRDSQPKNLGVKKFGGERVIPGNIIVRQRGTRFHPGDYVGIGKDHTLYALKEGNVRFERNKLTGRKWVHVDPKEGHVLHPIYTNTALEASDSQLNPSPC